The Cellulophaga sp. L1A9 genome window below encodes:
- a CDS encoding RNA polymerase sigma factor — protein MSKELEHSFVTELENNQNIVHKVCTLYTNDRDAHNDLFQEITIQLWKAYPKFRGDAKFSTWMYRVALNTAITLYRKSKKSVRTIDYDSVIFKIKADEYDATEEQQLKLMYKAVKQLNDIDKALVFLYLEDKNYTEISETLGISEVNARVKMNRIKTKLRTILNP, from the coding sequence GTGAGTAAAGAATTAGAGCATTCATTTGTAACTGAACTTGAGAACAATCAGAATATTGTTCACAAGGTTTGTACGCTGTACACAAATGATAGGGATGCTCATAATGATTTATTCCAAGAGATTACCATTCAACTCTGGAAAGCATATCCAAAATTTAGAGGTGATGCCAAATTTAGTACATGGATGTATCGTGTTGCTTTAAATACAGCGATAACGCTATATCGAAAGTCAAAAAAGAGTGTAAGAACAATTGATTATGATTCGGTAATATTTAAAATAAAAGCCGACGAATATGATGCAACGGAAGAACAGCAATTAAAACTAATGTATAAAGCGGTAAAGCAATTGAATGATATTGACAAAGCTTTAGTTTTTCTGTATTTAGAAGATAAAAATTATACAGAAATTTCTGAAACATTGGGGATTTCTGAAGTAAATGCAAGAGTGAAGATGAACAGGATCAAAACAAAATTAAGAACCATACTTAATCCATAA
- a CDS encoding amidohydrolase: MKQLLPAFISLFCVSFLMAQETKEDVLKELESKNDEYTAIAQNIWNYAEMGYQEEQSSALLQKTLKKNGFTINKGVAGIPTAFIAEYGSGSPVIAILGEYDALPGLSQKAISKKESLGKVAGHACGHHLFGTASTAAAISVKEWMQSNAIKGTIRFYGCPAEEGGSGKVYMVREGLFNDVDIALHWHPGSQNAASAGAALANKSAKFRFYGISAHAAASPEKGRSALDGVESMNAMVNMMREHIPQEARIHYVITDGGKAPNVVPDYAEVYYYVRHNNRDVVIDLFERLKNAAEGAALGTGTTMKYEMIGGTHELLPNLTIQKIMYDNLTEVGGFTYTPKEQQFADEISLTLGFDKTDMSKVNTIAPYTTEGRAFGSTDVGDVSFTVPTAGLSTATWVPGTAAHSWQAVAAGGTSIGYKGMMNAAKTLALTAIDIFNTPDLIVKAKAELEEKRGEDFKYIPLLGDRKPALDYRN; this comes from the coding sequence ATGAAACAATTACTCCCTGCCTTTATTAGTCTTTTTTGTGTGTCCTTTTTAATGGCCCAAGAAACGAAAGAAGATGTTCTAAAGGAATTGGAATCTAAAAATGACGAATATACTGCTATAGCGCAAAACATATGGAATTATGCAGAGATGGGGTACCAAGAAGAACAAAGTAGTGCACTTCTGCAAAAGACACTTAAGAAGAATGGGTTTACCATTAATAAAGGAGTCGCAGGAATCCCTACCGCTTTTATAGCTGAATATGGCAGTGGTTCTCCTGTAATTGCTATTCTTGGTGAATATGACGCATTACCGGGACTTTCACAAAAAGCGATCTCAAAAAAAGAATCTTTAGGAAAAGTTGCTGGGCATGCATGCGGACATCATTTATTTGGCACTGCTTCTACTGCTGCTGCTATTTCAGTAAAAGAATGGATGCAGTCTAATGCCATAAAGGGTACTATTCGTTTTTACGGTTGCCCTGCAGAAGAAGGCGGATCCGGAAAAGTATATATGGTAAGAGAAGGTTTATTTAATGATGTAGACATTGCTTTACATTGGCATCCAGGAAGTCAGAATGCAGCTAGCGCTGGTGCAGCCTTAGCCAACAAATCTGCGAAATTTAGATTTTATGGTATTTCGGCACATGCTGCAGCATCTCCTGAAAAAGGACGTTCTGCATTAGATGGCGTAGAAAGCATGAATGCTATGGTAAATATGATGCGGGAACATATTCCTCAGGAAGCTAGAATACATTATGTTATTACTGATGGAGGAAAAGCCCCTAATGTAGTTCCAGATTATGCTGAAGTTTATTATTACGTTAGACATAACAATAGAGACGTTGTTATTGATCTGTTTGAACGCCTTAAAAATGCCGCAGAAGGAGCTGCATTGGGTACTGGAACCACAATGAAATATGAAATGATAGGTGGTACACACGAATTATTGCCAAATTTAACTATTCAAAAAATTATGTATGATAATTTGACCGAAGTAGGTGGATTCACGTATACTCCTAAAGAGCAACAATTTGCAGATGAAATATCGCTTACCTTAGGATTTGATAAGACGGATATGAGTAAAGTAAACACGATAGCACCTTATACTACAGAAGGAAGAGCTTTTGGTTCTACCGATGTTGGTGATGTTAGTTTTACTGTGCCTACTGCAGGCTTAAGCACCGCTACTTGGGTTCCCGGAACAGCGGCTCATAGTTGGCAAGCTGTTGCCGCTGGAGGTACATCTATTGGGTATAAAGGGATGATGAATGCAGCGAAAACATTGGCATTAACCGCTATTGATATTTTTAATACTCCCGATTTAATTGTAAAAGCAAAAGCAGAATTAGAAGAAAAGAGAGGTGAAGATTTTAAATATATTCCTCTTTTAGGAGATAGAAAACCCGCTTTGGACTACAGAAATTAA
- a CDS encoding NAD(P)/FAD-dependent oxidoreductase: MNIPKSSFPRIIIIGGGFAGISLAKELSKKEVQVLLLDKNNYHTFQPLLYQVSTGGLEPDSIAYPIRKVLKDYPNFFFRLANVEEVIPEKNELITNIGAINYDYLVMATGSETNFFGNKEIEKNGMVMKSIPESLNLRSLILENFEQALLTDDLHLRDALMNFVIVGGGPTGVELAGALAEIKKGILPKDYPDLDTRRVQINLVQSGDRILKEMSAKASKKAEDFLEELGVQVWKNTRVKSYDGKLATTQTDLSFEAATLVWAAGVKGAAIKGLDAEDLLMRGNRIKVNEFNQVIGHSNIFAVGDVAGMELPDYPCGHPMMAQPAMQQGKNLGKNLTYLLENKPLKPFVYKDKGSMATIGRNKAVVDLDAYKFQGVFAWFVWMFVHLFFLIGFRNRMVVFINWVYNYVRFDREARLIIRPYKRDYTMFKD; the protein is encoded by the coding sequence ATGAACATTCCAAAAAGTAGTTTCCCCCGTATCATAATTATAGGAGGAGGTTTTGCAGGTATTTCTTTAGCTAAAGAGCTAAGTAAGAAAGAAGTGCAAGTGTTACTTTTAGATAAAAATAACTACCACACTTTTCAACCTTTATTATATCAAGTATCTACAGGTGGTTTAGAACCAGATTCCATCGCATATCCTATTCGTAAAGTTTTAAAAGATTATCCAAATTTCTTCTTTCGTTTGGCAAATGTAGAAGAAGTGATTCCAGAGAAGAATGAGTTGATTACCAATATTGGAGCCATTAATTATGATTATTTGGTCATGGCTACAGGTTCTGAAACTAATTTTTTTGGGAATAAAGAGATTGAAAAAAACGGAATGGTGATGAAGTCCATCCCGGAATCTTTGAATCTTAGGAGTTTAATTTTAGAAAACTTTGAGCAAGCCTTGCTTACCGATGACCTTCATCTAAGAGATGCACTCATGAATTTTGTGATTGTAGGTGGTGGTCCAACGGGTGTGGAGTTAGCAGGAGCATTGGCAGAAATTAAAAAAGGCATTTTACCAAAAGATTATCCAGATTTAGATACGCGAAGAGTGCAGATAAATTTAGTGCAATCTGGAGACCGAATTCTAAAAGAGATGAGTGCGAAAGCCTCTAAGAAGGCAGAAGATTTTTTAGAAGAATTAGGCGTGCAAGTATGGAAGAATACTCGTGTAAAAAGTTACGACGGAAAATTAGCGACTACTCAAACTGATTTGTCTTTTGAAGCTGCAACACTTGTTTGGGCGGCTGGCGTAAAAGGGGCAGCCATAAAAGGCCTCGATGCAGAAGATTTGTTAATGCGCGGCAATCGTATTAAAGTGAATGAATTTAATCAAGTCATTGGACACAGCAATATATTTGCTGTAGGGGATGTTGCAGGAATGGAATTACCCGATTATCCTTGTGGGCATCCCATGATGGCGCAACCTGCAATGCAGCAAGGTAAAAATTTAGGTAAAAACTTAACATATTTGTTAGAGAATAAACCTTTAAAGCCCTTTGTCTATAAGGACAAAGGAAGTATGGCTACTATTGGCAGAAATAAAGCAGTGGTAGATTTAGATGCATATAAGTTTCAAGGTGTCTTTGCCTGGTTTGTTTGGATGTTTGTTCACTTATTCTTTTTAATAGGTTTTAGAAACCGTATGGTAGTATTTATCAATTGGGTATACAATTATGTGCGTTTTGATCGGGAAGCACGTTTAATAATTAGGCCTTACAAGAGAGATTATACCATGTTTAAAGACTAA
- the xerD gene encoding site-specific tyrosine recombinase XerD has translation MKWNNALNDYQNYLKIERGLSENSISSYSLDLQKLLLFLETNKIVTSPIKIDKHIVQQFVYEISKDVNPRSQARIISGLKSFFNYLVFEDYRTDNPLELIESPKTGRKLPDTLSEDEINDLIAAINLSTPEGERNRAILETLYGCGVRVSELINLKISDLFFEEDFIKVTGKGDKQRFVPISDINKKYISLYKNEIRVHLNIQKGFEDILFLNRRGKQLTRAMIFTIIKQLAVKIDLKKTISPHTFRHSFATHLLENGADLRAIQQMLGHESITTTEVYMHVDRSHLAQVLNEFHPRK, from the coding sequence ATGAAATGGAACAATGCATTGAATGATTATCAAAACTATTTAAAAATAGAGCGTGGCCTTTCTGAAAATTCTATCAGTAGCTATTCTTTAGACCTACAAAAACTACTTTTATTTTTAGAAACGAATAAGATTGTTACTTCTCCTATTAAAATAGACAAGCACATTGTTCAGCAATTTGTTTATGAAATTTCTAAAGATGTAAATCCACGTTCTCAAGCTCGGATAATTTCGGGCTTGAAAAGCTTTTTTAACTACTTAGTTTTTGAGGACTATAGAACAGACAACCCGTTAGAGCTGATAGAGTCTCCTAAAACGGGCAGAAAATTACCAGACACCCTTTCTGAAGATGAAATTAATGATTTGATAGCAGCTATAAATCTGTCTACCCCTGAAGGAGAGCGGAACAGAGCTATTCTAGAAACCCTGTATGGTTGCGGCGTTAGGGTATCAGAACTCATCAACCTTAAAATTTCTGATTTGTTTTTTGAAGAAGACTTTATCAAGGTTACGGGTAAAGGTGATAAGCAGCGTTTTGTACCCATTAGCGACATCAACAAAAAATACATCTCCTTATATAAAAATGAAATTAGAGTCCACTTAAACATTCAAAAAGGATTTGAAGATATCTTGTTTCTTAATAGAAGAGGAAAACAATTGACTAGGGCCATGATTTTTACCATCATAAAACAACTAGCTGTAAAAATAGATTTAAAGAAAACCATTAGTCCGCATACCTTTAGACATTCATTTGCTACACATTTATTAGAAAATGGAGCAGATTTGAGAGCTATTCAACAAATGTTAGGACACGAAAGTATTACGACTACGGAAGTTTACATGCATGTAGACCGGTCTCATTTGGCTCAAGTACTTAATGAGTTTCATCCAAGAAAGTAA
- a CDS encoding TM2 domain-containing protein, whose amino-acid sequence MRLKLFLPVFFFLIAFSTVEASFPVKRAATTEQSTTINNDSESELFTPAAAAAGYDKWVAVAFWFFLGIFAAHRWYAKKPAGWNILFILTLGGLGIWAIVDLINILTDNF is encoded by the coding sequence ATGAGATTAAAATTATTTTTACCAGTTTTCTTTTTCTTAATCGCATTTTCTACAGTTGAAGCATCTTTTCCTGTAAAAAGAGCTGCTACTACAGAACAAAGCACGACGATTAATAATGATTCTGAATCAGAATTATTTACTCCTGCAGCCGCTGCAGCAGGTTATGACAAATGGGTAGCAGTAGCATTTTGGTTCTTTTTAGGAATTTTTGCTGCACACCGTTGGTATGCAAAGAAACCAGCTGGTTGGAACATCCTATTTATCCTAACATTAGGTGGATTAGGAATTTGGGCTATTGTTGATTTAATTAATATCCTTACAGATAATTTTTAA